In Calliphora vicina unplaced genomic scaffold, idCalVici1.1 scaffold_88, whole genome shotgun sequence, the following are encoded in one genomic region:
- the LOC135963136 gene encoding ras guanine nucleotide exchange factor P-like has protein sequence MSVECMAAASKIVLAKSTTTTYSATAETTPATATYPYQQQQLQPQSGTTTGIIVNQTQRRTLQNAKQLHLRQQQMVVGQHYQQHQVYQEEHQQQQQQQQPKAQQLQQTATIYIVKKSTDLNNVRRISPLTSTTSNTSSHVSGINTNTNTSAISSTGIVVNYNINKNAAYQSMEHDLPAPVPPPPPSSSATAASLTTIVSAPPSPLPRSNVALAAQPAVAVTLASDNEDNVELCERLEWSAAQSLVEMNSKDKQRRSSSISRNFNIYSNTNKVSNSNNSKRNANNNSNINMTTNNQQQCIQLPATNVYLTSASTNKI, from the coding sequence ATGTCTGTGGAGTGTATGGCGGCTGCAAGTAAAATAGTTTTGGCAAAAAGTACTACCACTACATACTCAGCTACAGCTGAAACAACACCAGCAACAGCAACATATCCTtaccaacaacagcaactacagCCACAAAGTGGGACGACGACTGGCATCATTGTCAACCAAACACAACGTCGTACTCTACAAAATGCAAAACAGTTACACTTACGTCAACAACAAATGGTGGTGGGTCAACATTATCAGCAGCATCAGGTCTATCAAGAGGAacaccaacaacagcaacagcaacaacaaccaaaAGCACAACAATTGCAACAAACCGCTACCAtctatattgttaaaaaatcaacgGATTTAAACAATGTCAGACGCATAAGTCCTCTTACCTCCACAACCAGCAACACCAGCAGCCACGTTAGCGGCATCAATACCAACACAAATACCAGCGCAATTTCCTCTACTGGCATTGTGGTTAATTAcaacattaataaaaatgcCGCATATCAATCTATGGAACATGATTTACCAGCACCAGTGCCGCCGccaccaccatcatcatcagcaacagCAGCTTCACTAACAACAATAGTCTCAGCACCACCATCACCTTTACCACGATCAAATGTAGCTTTAGCTGCACAACCAGCTGTAGCTGTAACATTGGCCAGTGACAACGAGGACAATGTTGAACTTTGTGAACGTTTGGAATGGTCAGCTGCTCAATCTTTGGTGGAAATGAATTCCAAAGATAAACAACGTCGCAGCAGCAGTATTAGTCGAAATTTCAACATTTACTCTAACACTAATAAAGTCAGCAATAGCAATAACAGTAAACGAAAcgccaacaacaacagcaacatcaatATGACAACCAACAATCAACAACAATGTATACAACTGCCAGCAACTAATGTATACTTAACATCAGCTTCCACTAATAAAATCG